A genomic region of Magnolia sinica isolate HGM2019 chromosome 6, MsV1, whole genome shotgun sequence contains the following coding sequences:
- the LOC131249244 gene encoding photosynthetic NDH subunit of subcomplex B 2, chloroplastic: MASLFSFTLPKPNSIIKCSSPSSSLATQSPPQLLEEKFGRKGIRFTESGNVDLTVRNGSSLSLRIADGLVTSYKPKVYWKDEGFEEILYTVAGGSDSGNPTKGGVGLVLNNVSESGSGGSACCTSEWVVKDVDSDAIDALQVELSSTNGDGTLEIRYIISLFALSMATAVIVKNDGRKAIKLSSAILTHFKFKSRRGSAIQGLKGCSYCTHPPLSSSFGIMSPADAMVMESPSWFSLGSASNGKGSENKLGSWTVEDNIYTMMKGKLSRVYTAPPNERLKRIYRTPPSKYETIDQGSGLGFRVIRMGYDDIYLASPGSFSQKYGKDYFICTGPASMLVPLVLNPGEEWRGAQVIEHDNL; the protein is encoded by the exons ATggcttctctcttctctttcactcTCCCAAAACCCAACTCAATAATCAAATGCTCTTCACCATCTTCTTCTCTAGCAACCCAATCTCCTCCCCAACTTCTAGAAGAGAAGTTTGGCAGGAAAGGTATTCGATTCACAGAATCCGGCAATGTTGATCTGACTGTTAGGAACGGAAGCTCCCTTTCCCTCCGGATTGCTGATGGCCTTGTCACTTCATACAAGCCCAAAGTTTACTGGAAAGATGAAGGGTTCGAGGAGATCCTTTATACAGTCGCAGGCGGGTCTGATTCTGGGAACCCCACAAAAGGTGGGGTCGGTTTGGTGTTGAACAATGTCTCTGAGTCGGGTTCTGGTGGGTCGGCTTGCTGCACTTCGGAATGGGTTGTGAAGGATGTCGACTCGGATGCTATCGATGCACTCCAG GTTGAACTGAGCAGCACCAATGGAGATGGCACCCTTGAGATTAGATATATTATCTCACTTTTCGCTCTAAGCATGGCGACGGCCGTCATCGTAAAGAACGATGGTCGCAAGGCCATAAAACTATCAAGCGCAATCCTAACCCATTTCAAGTTCAAAAGCAGAAGAGGTTCTGCAATCCAAGGCCTCAAGGGCTGCTCTTATTGCACACACCCGCCATTGTCTTCAAGCTTCGGAATCATGTCTCCTGCTGATGCCATGGTTATGGAGTCCCCCTCCTGGTTTTCCTTGGGTTCTGCTTCTAATGGCAAAGGAAGTGAAAACAAACTAGGGTCTTGGACTGTGGAAGACAACATATATaccatgatgaagggaaaactgaGTAGGGTATATACAGCGCCTCCGAATGAACGGTTGAAGAGGATTTACAGAACGCCACCTTCCAAGTATGAAACCATTGATCAG GGAAGTGGGCTTGGATTTAGGGTGATAAGGATGGGATATGATGACATATACTTAGCTAGCCCTGGCTCTTTCTCACAAAAGTACGGTAAGGATTACTTCATTTGTACTGGCCCTGCTTCCATGTTGGTGCCTTTGGTTTTAAATCCTGGGGAAGAATGGAGAGGGGCACAAGTCATCGAACATGACAATTTGTAA
- the LOC131249243 gene encoding T-complex protein 1 subunit theta: MGFQMQPYGVQAMLKEGHKHLSGLDEAVLKNIDACKQLSTITRTSLGPNGMNKMVINHLDKLFVTNDAGTIVNELEVQHPAAKILVLAGKAQQEEIGDGANLTISFAGELLQNAEELIRMGLHPSEIISGYTKAINKTVEILDGLVEKGSETMNVRNKDEVVSRMKAAVASKQFGQEDILCPLIADACIQVCPKNPVNFNVDNVRVVKLLGGGLHNCSIVRGMVLKTDAVGSIKQVENAKIAVFSGGVDTSATETKGTVLIHSAEQLENYAKTEEAKVEELIKAVADSGAKVIVSGAAVGEMALHFCERYKLMVLKISSKFELRRFCRTTGAVALLKLSQPNPDELGYADFISVEEIGGARVTIVTNEQGGNSVSTVVLRGSTDSILDDLERAVDDGVNTYKAMCRDSRTVPGAAATETELARKLKEFSFKETGLDQYAIAKFAESFEMIPKTLSENAGLNAIEIISSLYAEHAAGNTKVGIDLEEGACKDVTTMNIWDLHVTKFFALKYAADAACTVLRVDQIIMAKQAGGPKRDQPAGMDED, translated from the exons ATGGGGTTCCAGATGCAGCCGTACGGAGTACAAGCGATGCTGAAAGAAGGCCACAAGCATCTCTCTGGCCTCGACGAAGCGGTCCTCAAGAACATTGATGCTTGCAAGCAGCTCTCCACCATCACCCGAACTTCGCTCGGACCGAACG GTATGAATAAGATGGTCATTAATCATTTGGACAAACTCTTTGTGACAAACGATGCTGGAACTATTGTGAATGAACTTGAGGTACAACATCCTGCTGCCAAGATTCTGGTGTTAGCAGGCAAAGCTCAACAGGAAGAAATTGGCGATGGAGCTAATCTAACGATATCTTTTGCTGGGGAGCTTCTCCAAAATGCAGAGGAGCTTATTAGGATGGGATTGCATCCAAGTGAAATCATTAGTGGCTACACAAAAGCGATCAATAAG ACGGTTGAAATTTTAGATGGGTTGGTTGAAAAGGGCTCGGAAACAATGAATGTGCGGAACAAGGATGAAGTTGTTTCCCGAATGAAAGCTGCTGTGGCCAGCAAGCAGTTCGGACAAGAAGATATTTTGTGCCCTCTTATTGCGGAT GCATGCATCCAGGTCTGCCCCAAGAACCCAGTCAACTTTAATGTAGATAATGTTCGTGTCGTAAAGCTTCTTGGAGGAGGTCTTCATAACTGTTCAATTGTTCGTGGCATGGTCCTGAAAACTGATGCTGTTGGAAGTATAAAACAAGTGGAAAATGCAAAG ATTGCTGTGTTCTCCGGAGGTGTTGATACATCTGCAACTGAGACAAAAGGAACTGTTCTAATTCATAGCGCTGAGCAG CTAGAAAACTATGCAAAAACAGAGGAAGCAAAAGTTGAGGAGCTTATAAAAGCAGTTGCAGACTCAGGTGCTAAAGTTATTGTCAGTGGAGCGGCAGTTGGAGAGATGGCATTACATTTCTGCGAgcgttacaa GCTCATGGTCTTGAAAATCAGCTCAAAATTTGAATTACGACGATTTTGCCGTACAACTGGAGCTGTAGCACTT TTGAAGCTTAGCCAGCCAAATCCAGATGAACTGGGATATGCCGACTTTATTTCAGTAGAGGAAATTGGTGGCGCTCGG GTCACTATTGTAACAAATGAACAAGGTGGAAATTCTGTGTCAACTGTGGTTTTACGCGGAAGTACTGACAGTATATTAGATGACCTTGAAAGAGCAGTTGATGACGGTGTGAATACCTATAAG GCAATGTGTAGGGATAGTCGCACAGTTCCTGGAGCTGCAGCAACAGAAACTGAATTAGCTAGAAAACTGAAGGAATTCTCTTTTAAAGAAACAGG ATTGGATCAGTATGCTATTGCTAAATTCGCTGAAAGCTTTGAGATGATACCTAAAACACTGTCTGAGAATGCTGGACTCAATGCAATTGAGATCATTTCCTCTCTATATGCTGAGCATGCAGCAGGAAACACCAAAGTGGGTATTGACTTGGAGGAAGGTGCCTGCAAAGATGTCACGACCATGAATATCTGGGACCTACATGTCACCAA ATTCTTTGCACTCAAGTATGCTGCGGATGCTGCCTGCACTGTCCTTCGTGTGGATCAG ATTATAATGGCGAAACAAGCTGGCGGCCCAAAGAGAGATCAACCTGCAGGGATGGATGAGGATTAA